Proteins from one Populus trichocarpa isolate Nisqually-1 unplaced genomic scaffold, P.trichocarpa_v4.1 scaffold_25, whole genome shotgun sequence genomic window:
- the LOC18107943 gene encoding uncharacterized protein LOC18107943 isoform X3: protein MEWLHLGMVLIMEEETLGLGKGKDHSKVYWTDGKNIAGYYLRLDWEIEQQRNCFLTLAADRTRMPLNLAEMITVGTHVCNDCHGNLISFLLYWFRISMPKYSEVPCMIWIS from the exons ATGGAATGGCTTCATTTGGGAATGGTCCTTATCATGGAGGAGGAGACTTTGGGACTAGGAAAAGGTAAAG atCACAGTAAGGTGTATTGGACAGATGGGAAGAACATTGCAGGATATTATCTCAGGTTGGATTGGGAAATTGAACAACAGAGAAATTG TTTTTTAACTCTTGCTGCAGATCGAACTAGGATGCCATTGAATCTTGCTGAGATGATAACTGTTGGAACACATGTTTGCAA TGATTGTCATGGCAATTTGATCTCCTTTCTGCTATACTGGTTTCGGATTTCAATGCCTAAATAT AGTGAGGTTCCATGTATGATCTGGATTTCATGA
- the LOC18107943 gene encoding uncharacterized protein LOC18107943 isoform X1: MEWLHLGMVLIMEEETLGLGKGKDHSKVYWTDGKNIAGYYLRLDWEIEQQRNCFLTLAADRTRMPLNLAEMITVGTHVCNDCHGNLISFLLYWFRISMPKYVRTVGFKQYRSLSKQVVRFMFFNI, from the exons ATGGAATGGCTTCATTTGGGAATGGTCCTTATCATGGAGGAGGAGACTTTGGGACTAGGAAAAGGTAAAG atCACAGTAAGGTGTATTGGACAGATGGGAAGAACATTGCAGGATATTATCTCAGGTTGGATTGGGAAATTGAACAACAGAGAAATTG TTTTTTAACTCTTGCTGCAGATCGAACTAGGATGCCATTGAATCTTGCTGAGATGATAACTGTTGGAACACATGTTTGCAA TGATTGTCATGGCAATTTGATCTCCTTTCTGCTATACTGGTTTCGGATTTCAATGCCTAAATATGTACGTACAGTTGGTTTTAAGCAGTATAGAAGCTTGTCTAAGCAAGTGGTTcgatttatgtttttcaatatatga
- the LOC18107943 gene encoding uncharacterized protein LOC18107943 isoform X2 yields MEWLHLGMVLIMEEETLGLGKDHSKVYWTDGKNIAGYYLRLDWEIEQQRNCFLTLAADRTRMPLNLAEMITVGTHVCNDCHGNLISFLLYWFRISMPKYVRTVGFKQYRSLSKQVVRFMFFNI; encoded by the exons ATGGAATGGCTTCATTTGGGAATGGTCCTTATCATGGAGGAGGAGACTTTGGGACTAGGAAAAG atCACAGTAAGGTGTATTGGACAGATGGGAAGAACATTGCAGGATATTATCTCAGGTTGGATTGGGAAATTGAACAACAGAGAAATTG TTTTTTAACTCTTGCTGCAGATCGAACTAGGATGCCATTGAATCTTGCTGAGATGATAACTGTTGGAACACATGTTTGCAA TGATTGTCATGGCAATTTGATCTCCTTTCTGCTATACTGGTTTCGGATTTCAATGCCTAAATATGTACGTACAGTTGGTTTTAAGCAGTATAGAAGCTTGTCTAAGCAAGTGGTTcgatttatgtttttcaatatatga
- the LOC18107943 gene encoding uncharacterized protein LOC18107943 isoform X4, producing the protein MEWLHLGMVLIMEEETLGLGKGKDHSKVYWTDGKNIAGYYLRLDWEIEQQRNCFLTLAADRTRMPLNLAEMITVGTHVCKVGSCLCFLNLPRTSEILGDNSMLT; encoded by the exons ATGGAATGGCTTCATTTGGGAATGGTCCTTATCATGGAGGAGGAGACTTTGGGACTAGGAAAAGGTAAAG atCACAGTAAGGTGTATTGGACAGATGGGAAGAACATTGCAGGATATTATCTCAGGTTGGATTGGGAAATTGAACAACAGAGAAATTG TTTTTTAACTCTTGCTGCAGATCGAACTAGGATGCCATTGAATCTTGCTGAGATGATAACTGTTGGAACACATGTTTGCAA ggtgGGTTCATGCTTGTGTTTTCTAAATCTTCCAAGGACAAGTGAAATTCTTGGCGACAATTCTATGCTGACATAA